Part of the Eikenella corrodens genome is shown below.
ATATTGTGCGGGTTCCACTCGCCAAACACATTATCTTGTGTTGCTTACTCAAAATCAGGATGGGAAAATGAACGATACCGTTAATCTCAAAGTGACCAAGCGCAACGGCCGTTTGGAGCCGATCAACCTCGATAAAATCCACCGCGTCGTTACCTGGGCAGCACAAGGCCTCGACAACGTATCCGTATCGCAAGTCGAGCTCAAATCCCATATCCAATTCTACAACGGCATCCGTACCGACGATATCCACGAAACCATCATCAAGGCCGCTGCCGACCTGATTTCCGAAGACACGCCCGACTACCAATACCTGGCCGCCCGCCTTGCCATTTTCCACCTGCGCAAAATCGCCTATGGCGAGTTTGAGCCGCCGCACCTGTTCGACCACGTCAGCAAGCTGACCGCCGAAGGCAAATACGACCGCCACATCCTCGAAGACTACAGCCGCGAAGAGTTTAACGAAATCAACGGCTATATCGACCACGCCCGCGATATGACCTTCTCCTATGCCGCCGTGAAGCAGCTGGAAGGCAAATATCTGGTGCAAAACCGCGTCACCCGCCAGATCTACGAAACCCCGCAGTTCCTCTACATCTTGGTGGCCATGTGCCTGTTTGCCAAATATCCCAAAGCCACCCGCTTGGATTACGTCAAACGCTTCTATGACGCGGTTTCCCTGTTCAAAATCTCGCTGCCCACCCCCATCATGAGCGGCGTGCGCACCCCCACGCGCCAATTCTCCAGCTGCGTGCTGATCGAGTGCGACGACAGCTTGGACTCTATCAACGCCACCACCAGCGCGATTGTGAAATACGTTTCCCAACGTGCCGGCATCGGCATCAACGCCGGCCGCATCCGCGGCCTGGGCAGCGAAATCCGTGGCGGCGAAGCCCAGCACACCGGCTGCATTCCGTTTTTCAAAATGTTCCAAGCCGCGGTTAAATCCTGCTCGCAAGGCGGCGTGCGCGGCGGTGCGGCCACCCTGTTCTATCCGCTGTGGCACATCGAAGTGGAAAGCCTCTTGGTATTGAAAAACAACCGCGGTGTGGAAGATAACCGCGTGCGCCAGCTCGACTACGGCGTACAAATCAACCGTCTGCTCTACACCCGCCTGATCAAAGGCGGCAACATCACCCTGTTCTCGCCCAACGAAGTGTCCGGCCTATATGATGCCTTCTTCGCCGACCAAGACGAATTCGAGCGCCTGTATGTGCAATACGAGCAAGACCCGGCCATCCGCAAACGCGTAGTGCCCGCCACCGAACTGTTCTCCACCCTGATGCAGGAACGCGCCGGCACCGGCCGCATCTACATCCACAACGTAGACCACAGCAATACCCACAGCCCGTTCGACCCCGCCGTGGCTCCGGTGCGCCAGTCCAACCTGTGCCTGGAAATCGCCCTGCCCACCAAGCCGTTAAACGATATTAACGACGAAAACGGCGAAATCGCCCTCTGCACCCTGTCCGCCTTCAACCTAGGCGCCTTGGAAAACCTGGACGAGCTGGAAAACCTTTCCGACCTCGCCGTGCGCGCGCTCGATGCCCTGCTCGACTACCAAGACTACCCCATCCCCGCCGCCCGCAAAGCCACCATGAACCGCCGCACCCTCGGCATCGGCGTAATTAACTACGCCTATTACCTGGCCAAACACGGCGTGCGCTACAGCAATGATTCCGCCCTCGCCCTCACCCACCGCACCTTCGAAGCCATGCAATACTACCTGCTCAAAGCTTCCGTGCAGCTGGCCAAAGAATACGGCGCCTGCCCCTTGTTCGGCCAAACCATGTACGCCAAAGGCGTACTGCCCGTCGACACCTACAAAAAAGACCTCGACAGCATCTGCAGCGAGCCCCTGCACTACGATTGGGAAGAGCTGCGCGCCGAAATCGTCCAACACGGCCTGCGCAACTCCACCCTCACCGCACTCATGCCCAGCGAAACCAGCTCACAAATCGCCAACGCCACCAACGGCATCGAGCCTCCGCGCGGCCTGGTAACGGTAAAAGCTTCCAAAGACGGCATCCTCAAACAAGTCGTGCCCGAATTCGAGCGCCTGAAAAACCAATACGAAACCCTGTGGCAGATGGGCGGCAACGACGGCTACCTGAAATTGGTCGGCATCATGCAAAAATTTGTCGATCAGGCCATTTCCACCAACACCAGCTACGACCCCAAACGCTTCGACGGCGGCCGCGTGCCCATGAAGCAGATGCTCAAAGACCTGCTTACCGCCTACAAATTCGGCCTGAAAACCCTCTACTACCACCACACCAGAGATGGGGCGGACGATACGCAGAGCGATATTCAGGACGACGGCTGCGCCGGCGGAGCTTGTAAGATTTAGCTTGTGATAGCAAGGCTACCTGAAAAAGAAGTTTATTTTTCAGGTAGCCTATTCCTCTTTGTTGATTGCAGCCCAACAGGCTACCTGAAAACCCTTTTTCCGCATCCACATCATGCTGATTAAATCTGCCGACGATAAAAGCAGTAAGCTGAAACTGCTCGAGGCCATAGATAAACTGCCGCTCAACAAACAACAGCGCGAACAGTTAACCGATAAATTATGGAAGCTGCGCACCAGTATCAACGGCGAGAAAGATGCTGCCTTTTACATCGACAACTACCTAAAAGACAGCGAATACTATGTAATCATCCATGACTTACGGATAGAAATCGACGGAGAAGTTGCGCAAATAGATCACCTATTGATCAACCGCGTTTTTGCCATCTTGTTGGAAACCAAAAACTTCAATGGCAACCTCACTATCAACAAATTCGGCGAATTCACGGTTCAATACCCCAGCGGTAAGAAAAAGGGAATCCCATCCCCCATCGAACAAAGCAAACGGCACGAACGAATCCTATTGAAACTGTTCGACCGTATCGGCGTGAAAATGAAAACCGGCCGGCCTTTGGAAGTACACCATGCCGTCCTTGTGTCACCGCAGTCCATTATCCAACGGCCAGATAGCAAAGATTTTGATACTTCCTGCGTCATTAAAGCCGATGCTATCCGGCAATGGCACGAACAATTCGGCGAAAATAGAGTAGGCGTCGGCTTCGTTCTCAACCATATGTTTGATGCCCTGTTAATCAACAACGAAACTATTCACGAATGGGGGCGGCGCATTGCGGCAGAACACAAGCCGGAAGGGCTACTGGAATACCTGCCCAACTCCATCAAGCCCTTATTGACAAACTGCCATACCTGCGGGCAGGCCATCAGCGAAAATGAAGCATTGCTATGTCTGCATAACCATGAACGCTTCAACGGCAAAATATACTGTCGCGAGCACCAGCAGGCAGTCTTACAACAAAAAGCACCCCCTGCCAGCCCCAAATCCGAAACCGAACCCGTACATGATGAGTACTGCGAACACCCGGGCTGCCATGAAAAACTCAGCCAGGCAGTCATTCAATATTGCCAAAAACACAGCAGCCGTTTCAGCGGCAAACTGTATTGCCGCAAGCATCAGCAAAGTAATACAGCCGACAAAACAAGTAACGCCCAAACCGAGCAGAAAGCAACAGACCAAATCCATTGTAACCACCCAGGCTGCGATAAGAAGCTTACCCCGGCAGTGGTTCAGTATTGCCAAAAATATTCCAAACGTTTTCACGGCAAATTGTATTGCATGGAACACCAACATGCCAAAAACTGTACCTAACCCGCTATATTATTTTCAGGTAGCCTGAAGCCCTATATCCTTCACCAATCACATTGCAAAAGAGATCCCGCCATGTCCTGCGAACACCTAGTCATGTCCTACAGCACCTTCAGCAAGGAAAAAAACGATGCCCTCAAAGAACCGATGTTTTTCGGCCAGCCCGTCAACGTCGCCCGCTACGACCAGCAGAAATACGAAGTATTTGAAAAACTAATTGAAAAACAGCTTTCCTTCTTCTGGCGGCCGGAAGAGATCGACGTATCGCGCGACCGCATCGACTACGCCAACCTGCCCGACCACGAAAAACACATCTTCATCAGCAACCTCAAATACCAAACCCTGCTCGATTCCATCCAAGGCCGCAGCCCCAACGTTGCCCTGCTGCCCTTGGTGTCCATTCCCGAGCTCGAAACCTGGATTGAAACCTGGAGCTTCAGCGAAACCATCCACTCGCGCAGCTATACCCATATTATCCGCAATATCGTGAATGATCCCTCGGTTGTGTTCGATGACATCGTGCAGAACAAATACATCATCGCCCGCGCCGAAGACATCGCCTGCTATTACGATGATTTAATCGAATACACCCAGTATTACAACTTGCTGGGCGAAGGGTCGCACAATGTCGGCGGCAAGCTCGTTACTGTGTCTTTGCGCGAGTTGAAGAAAAAACTCTATCTCTGCCTGATGTGCGTCAACGTGTTGGAAGCCATCCGTTTCTACGTTTCATTCGCCTGCTCGTTCGCCTTTGCCGAGCGCGAGTTGATGGAAGGCAACGCCAAAATCATCAAACTGATTGCCCGCGACGAAGCCCTGCATCTGACCAGTACCCAGCATATGCTCAACCTGATGCGCGCCGGTGCCGACGATCCTGAAATGGCGGAAATCGCCGTCGAGCTGGAAAACGACTGCTTCGAGCTCTTCAAAAAAGCCGCCGAGCAAGAAAAAGAGTGGGCGGAATACCTCTTCAAAGACGGCAGCATGATCGGCCTGAACAAAGACATCCTGTGCCAATATGTGGAATACATCACCAACCACCGCATGATGGCCGTCGGCCTGAACGCCGCCTTCCCCGCCGCCACGCAAAACCCCATCCCCTGGATCAATGCCTGGCTTTCTTCCGACAACGTTCAGGTAGCCCCGCAGGAAGTGGAAATCTCCTCCTACCTCATCGGCCAAATCGACGCCGAAGTCAGCGCCGACGACTTGGGTGACTTCGAACTGTAATCTCACCCCAAATCCAGCCAAAAGGCTACCTGAAAATCGCCCAACTGATTTTCAGGTAGCCTTTGAGCTTGAAACCACGTGTTAAAATAAAGCAGGTTAACGTTCGATACCCAGCAGCCAGCCACAACCAATTCACGCACAGCAAAACAAACCAACTGTTTGCAGAAATTACCCCGCAATCAATCCATAACCAAATCCAACTGCCACACCGCCATGCCCACCGCCAGCCAAATCGAAGCCCTCCTGCCGCAAACCCAATGCCGCCAATGCGGCTACGACGGCTGCGCCCACTATGCCCAAGCCATCGCCCAAGGCCAAGCCCCCATCAACCTCTGCCCGCCCGGCGGCGACATCGTGCTGCACGAACTTGCCGAGCTGCTGCATACCCCGCCGCTACCCCTGGCCCAGCCCGAAAAAGCCGCCGTAAAAGCCCTGGCCTACATCGACGAAGCCGCCTGCATCGGCTGTACCGCCTGCATCAAAGCCTGCCCCGTCGATGCCATCCTCGGCGCATCCAAACTCATGCACACCGTGCTGGCCGACGAATGCACCGGCTGCGGCCTCTGCCTGCCGCCCTGCCCCGTAGACTGCATTGAAATGCAGCCCGTACCCGATACCATATTGCCCCGCGCCGGCGCCCAAGCCCAACCGGAACAAGCCCGCCGCGCCGCTGCCGCACACGCCAAACAACGCTTCCAACACCGCGAGCAGCGCCAACAGCGTGCTGCTGCCGAACGCCAAGCCCACCTTGCCCAACGAGCCGCCGCTGTGCAAGCAGCCGCCCAAACGTCCCCGCCTGCCCGGGCAACAGACACACCCGCCAAACCAAACCATCCCGCCGCGCCCGCCTTCAACCCCGCCGACCTCATCGCCCGCGCCATGGCCGGCGCCCAGGCACGGCAAAACCAGCGCACCGTGCCCAGCAACCACGACAGCTTCCGCCAACAACAAATCGCCGCCGCCCAACAACAAGCCGCCCACCGCCGCGCCCTGAAACACATCCGCTATGGCAACGAAGCCGAACAAGCCGCCGCCAAAGATTTCCTCAAACAGCAAAAAAATGCTGCCGACACCCCGTCCGAGCCATAAACAACCAAGGCTACCTGAAAACGAAGTTTTCGAAGAAAGCCGAGTTTCTGCGAAACCAGATTTTCAGGTAGCCCCACATAGGCGCAGCCCGAGCACATCCCGCACTGCTGCACTATAGTGGATTAACAAAAATCAGGACAAGGCGGCGAGCCGCAGGCAGTACACACGTTACGGCAAGGCGAGCCAACGCTGTACTGGTTTTTGTTAATTCACTATATTGCTCCGCCCCGCCAACCCACCCCTTACTCGAATCCACCGCATCCACCACCCTCCCCGCCCCAAAGGCTACCTGAAATCTTTCAGCAGCATCGAGAGCCATTCAGAGACCTCTATCTGCCACCTCGTTCATCCAATTTCCATCCAATCAAAAAGGCTACCTGAAAACGAGGTTTTTGAAGAAAGCCGGGTTTCTGCGAAACTGTCGCAAACCAACTTAACTGCCGCTCAACGGCTCCAAGCCGCAAGCAGTCTAAAAATACGACAAGGCAAATCCACGCGGTAGCAAAAGGTAAGTGAATTAACAAAAACCAGTACAGCGTTGGCTCGCCTTGCCGTAACGTGTGTACTGCCTGCGGCTCGCCGCCTTGTCCTGATTTTTGTTAATCCACTATAAATCGGTTTGCGCCAACCTTTCTCCCGCTGACTCAAAGGCCGTTCTCTCCTCTTGTTGCAAACTCCGCCAAATCTACCCTCCGCTCAAACAGCTCCTGAATCCGTGCCTGATGGCTGATACCGATGCATAAGGCATCCGGCAGGGCTTGCCGCAATGTGCGCATCAACTCGGCGGCGGAAGCATCGTCCAACTGATTGGTGGCTTCGTCCAGAAACAATATGCCGGGGTGATGCAGCAAGGCTCGGGCAAGGCTGAGGCGTTGCTGTTCGCCGCCGGAGAGGATGTTGTGCCACTCGTGTTCGGCATCGGGATCGAGCGCGGTCAGGCGCGGCAGGCCGGTTTGCTGCAATACTCGGGCGATGGCGGCGTTGTCGGGCGCGGCGGCATAGGGATAGGCGAGTACGGCGCGCAGGCTGTCGTGCGGCAGATAGGGGCGTTGCGGCAGAAACAGGCTGCGGCCTCGGATGGCGAAACGGCCTTGGTAATACGGCCACAGCCCGGCCAGCGTGCGCAGCAGGGTGGATTTGCCGATGCCGCTCCTGCCTTCGAGCAGCAGCCATTCTGGCGCGCGGGCGGTGAGCGAGAGTTTGTGCAGCAGGGTGCGTTCGCCGCCGGCGGTGTGCAGGGTGAGGCCGCGCACGCTGAGTTCGGCGGCAGTCCTGTTTTCTTCGGATGCATACTGCTTTTGCGGCGCATCGTCCAGCCCGTTTAAGGCTACCTGAAAACCGGCCAGACGTTCCACCACGGATGCCCATTCGATGATGCGTTTGTAGTAGTCCATAAACCAGCCGAAGCCGTCCTGCACGTTGGAAAACGCGCTGCGGGCCTTCATCATGTCGCCGAAGGTGAGGGTATGCGCCAGATACATGGGCAGGGTGGCGATGATGGGGATGAACATGGACAGGCGCAGATAGGCGGCGGAAAAGCCCTCCAAGCGCAGCTCGCGGCCGATGAGTTCGCGCCAGTTGCGGCGCACGGCTTCAAAGCGGCGGTTCAGGCGGATTTGTTCGGCAGCTTCGCCGCGATAGAGGGCGATTTGCTCGGCATGGTCGCGCACGCGCAGGAGGGTGGCGCGGTAGTCGGCTTCGCGGTGCTGGCGTTCCACGTTCAGCGGCTGGAGTTTGCGGCCGATAAGGTGCATGGCGAGCGTGCAGGCCAGCGAGTACACCAGCACAATCCACACCAGATAACCGTGAACCGTGATGGTTTGCCCGAACAGGCGGAAGGTCTGCACGCCGGAGAGCTGCCACAAAATCACCACAAACGTGCCGAGCTTGGTGGCGTTCATGATGAAATATTTGAACAAATCAATACTTTTTTCCGACAGAAGGAAGATGTCTTCGGCAATGCGCTGGTCGGGATTGTCCGGCCCGCCGCCGTGTTGTAGTTGTAGGCGGTAGTGGCGGCTGCGGCCGAGCCATTGCTGCTGGAATTGCTGTGTGAGGTGGCTGCGCCAGCGGAACAGCAGGATTTTGCGCAGCCAGTTGCCGAAGGCGACCAAGGCGGTTACCAGCGTGATATACAGCAGGTATTCGCCCGCCAACGCGGGCATGGCGGCGCTGTCGAAGGCGGCGAGCGCATCGTAAAACGTTTTGTTCCAATCGGTAATCAGCACGCTGACGCGCACGATGGCGAGCGAGCAGCCGATTACGGCGGCCAAAAGCAGCCATTCGCGCCATTGGCTTTTGGCAAACCAAAACAGGGCGGCAAGGCGGAGGAAACGGCGGAGGGTTTTCACGAGGCTACCTGAAAACGGGATGGATAATATTGGATGGTAAAGCAAGGTTAATCGGTTTTACTTGCAAAGCAAAAAAGGTTTATAGTTTCAAATCTTAATAGCACACAACCAAGGAGTATTTTTATGAGCAATTTCGACGATATCGTAGGCAAAGTGAAAAAAGAAGTGGGCGATGCCATCGGCAGCAGCAAACTGCAAGCCGAAGGCCTGATTCAAGAAGGCGTGGGCAAAGCTAAAGAAGCCATTGCCGACGTAGAGAAACAGGCTGCCGATGTGCTGGAAAAAGGCAAAAAATCCGCTGAAGAGCTGATGAGCGAAGCCAAAGGCAAAGCCGAAGGCCTAATCAACGACATCAAAAGCAAGTTCTAACTGGGCAAACGGCACGGCAAACCGCCCTGCCCCACGCCGCCGAACAGAGGCTACCTGAAAATTTTCAGGTAGCCTTTTCTCTTTGCCCGCGCGGCGGGATTACAGCTTCCAATCGAATTTCAGCATGATGTTGCGCGGTTCGATCAGATAGTTGTTGATGCCGTTCTGCCGGGTTTTCTGGTTTTCATACACGCGCCGGTCAGTCAGGTTGCTGCCAATCAGGCTGAGTTTCATGTGGTTGTTGAACTCATACTGCACATTGGCGTTGAACAATGCGTAACCGCCCTGCTTCACGTTGGCCAGGCTGCTGGTATCGCTTTGTGCCGCTATGCCGCCGCCAATAGTCCATTTGTTGGCTGTGCCGGGCAGGCGGTAGCTGGTGTAGAGGCGGAACATATGGCGCGGTGTGTGTTTGCTGAAATTGGTGCCCGCAGGAATCGCGCCGCGGTTCTCGGCATCCAGATATTTGCTGTTGTTCAGCGTGTAGCCTGCAAACAGTTGCCAATCGTCGGTCAGCTTGCCGGAAATTTCCACATCTATCCCGCGGCTGCGCACGCGGCCGACCGGCTCGTTATACCAGCGCGACGTGGCATTGTCGTACACCTGAACACTGCGGTTTTTCTGCAGGATGTTGAACAAGGCCACAGAAGCATTCAGCTTGCCTTGATACCATTCGCCCTTCCAGCCGATTTCGTAGTTGCTGCCCAATACAGGAGGCAGATAGCGTTCGTGGCGGTCTTTGTAGCTGTTCGGTTTGAAGATGCTGGTGTAGCTGGCGTATATGCTGTGATGCGGCGTGATGTCGTAAGTGATGCCGAAATACGGGATAAAACGATGGTGTTTGCGCTCGGTAACGGTATCCGGGTCATTATCCACCGCGCCGCCGGTGTAGTGATAATCCACCACGGATTTGGTGGTCATATTGGTATAGCGCGTGCCGGCCAAAATGTGCAGTTTTTCGGTGGCGTTGAAGCGGGTACCGGCCATCAGGGAATGACTGCGTTCGGTATTGTCGTAGTCCCACAACATCCACGGTGTGCCGGCATACCAATCCGGTTCGGCCACTTCGTTGCCGCGGAAAGAAGACGGGTCGTACGATTGGAGATGGCGAAACTGTCGGCGTTCGCCACCACCGCTCTTGTGGTTATAGGTATAGCCGAAGAACACATCGTGTTCCCGCCCCCACAGGTGGTATTTGCCGTTCAGGTTGGTTTTGATGGTGAACTGTTTCTCGTTGCGGTCGTACCGGCCGAGCCAGCCGGAAGGCAGAACGCCGCCGGGTGTCCAGCCTGCATAAGAAGTATTGCCGCTGTAAATGCCGCCGTTGCGTTTCAAAGAATGGTTGTTGTTGTAATTGAGCGTTCCGGTCAGTTTCCAATCATCGGAAAAATAATGTTCCACTTCGGCAAACAGGTTGATTTTGCGGGCGCGGTTGCGACTCCAGTCATAGCTGAGGAAGGTGTCGCGCGGCAGGCCCGAATCGCTGCCGCCCGTTCCCATCGGAATGCCCCAGTCGTCGGGAATCGATGTGGTGTGCTGATACAGGCCGCCCCATGTGAATTTGGTATTTTCGCCCGCTTGCGCATCCATCACGCCGTATAAAGTGAATGTATTGCCCGCCGCGCTGTCTTTGAAGCTGCCGTCCCTGCCTGCCACGCCCACCACGCGGCCGCGCAGGGTTTTCGCTTCATTCAATGAACCCGAAGCGTCAATCGTGGCGCGTGCCGTGCCGAAGCGGTTAAACATCAAATCGCCTTGAATCTGGGTTTGCGAAGTTGGACGTTTGCGCACGGCATTAACCGTGCCGCCAGGTTCGCCGTTGGCTTGGGTCAGGCCGGTGGCGCCGCGCACCACTTCAATGTGGTCGTACACTGCCAGGTCGGTGGCAGACTGCGCATCATACATCGGGTTCGCCACCGCACCGGGCACAGTGCTGCTGATGCCGTCTTCTTCAATTTGGTCGATATAGAAACCGCGCGATTGGAAGCGTGCCGTGCCGGTATCGCGGATCACATTGATGCCGGTGGTGGTTTTCAGCGCGTCTGCCATATTGGTGATGCCTTGGTCGCTCATCTGCCGTTTGGTAATCACGCTCACCGACTGCGGTGTTTCTTTGGGCGACAGCGAAAGCCCCGTGGTGGTACGCATGGCGGAAGTGGTGTAGCTGTTTCGGTTTTCAGTACGGGTGCTGCGGTTGCGGGCGGTGATTTGGATGCTTTCCAATTCGGCGCTGCCGCCTTCATTTTCGGCAGCATTATCGGCCCATGCGGGTGCGGTAGCAGCCAGCAGGGCGGCGATAAAAGTGGGTTTGAACGGGTGTTGCATGATTTC
Proteins encoded:
- the nrdA gene encoding class 1a ribonucleoside-diphosphate reductase subunit alpha codes for the protein MNDTVNLKVTKRNGRLEPINLDKIHRVVTWAAQGLDNVSVSQVELKSHIQFYNGIRTDDIHETIIKAAADLISEDTPDYQYLAARLAIFHLRKIAYGEFEPPHLFDHVSKLTAEGKYDRHILEDYSREEFNEINGYIDHARDMTFSYAAVKQLEGKYLVQNRVTRQIYETPQFLYILVAMCLFAKYPKATRLDYVKRFYDAVSLFKISLPTPIMSGVRTPTRQFSSCVLIECDDSLDSINATTSAIVKYVSQRAGIGINAGRIRGLGSEIRGGEAQHTGCIPFFKMFQAAVKSCSQGGVRGGAATLFYPLWHIEVESLLVLKNNRGVEDNRVRQLDYGVQINRLLYTRLIKGGNITLFSPNEVSGLYDAFFADQDEFERLYVQYEQDPAIRKRVVPATELFSTLMQERAGTGRIYIHNVDHSNTHSPFDPAVAPVRQSNLCLEIALPTKPLNDINDENGEIALCTLSAFNLGALENLDELENLSDLAVRALDALLDYQDYPIPAARKATMNRRTLGIGVINYAYYLAKHGVRYSNDSALALTHRTFEAMQYYLLKASVQLAKEYGACPLFGQTMYAKGVLPVDTYKKDLDSICSEPLHYDWEELRAEIVQHGLRNSTLTALMPSETSSQIANATNGIEPPRGLVTVKASKDGILKQVVPEFERLKNQYETLWQMGGNDGYLKLVGIMQKFVDQAISTNTSYDPKRFDGGRVPMKQMLKDLLTAYKFGLKTLYYHHTRDGADDTQSDIQDDGCAGGACKI
- a CDS encoding nuclease-related domain-containing protein, translating into MLIKSADDKSSKLKLLEAIDKLPLNKQQREQLTDKLWKLRTSINGEKDAAFYIDNYLKDSEYYVIIHDLRIEIDGEVAQIDHLLINRVFAILLETKNFNGNLTINKFGEFTVQYPSGKKKGIPSPIEQSKRHERILLKLFDRIGVKMKTGRPLEVHHAVLVSPQSIIQRPDSKDFDTSCVIKADAIRQWHEQFGENRVGVGFVLNHMFDALLINNETIHEWGRRIAAEHKPEGLLEYLPNSIKPLLTNCHTCGQAISENEALLCLHNHERFNGKIYCREHQQAVLQQKAPPASPKSETEPVHDEYCEHPGCHEKLSQAVIQYCQKHSSRFSGKLYCRKHQQSNTADKTSNAQTEQKATDQIHCNHPGCDKKLTPAVVQYCQKYSKRFHGKLYCMEHQHAKNCT
- the nrdB gene encoding class Ia ribonucleoside-diphosphate reductase subunit beta, which produces MSYSTFSKEKNDALKEPMFFGQPVNVARYDQQKYEVFEKLIEKQLSFFWRPEEIDVSRDRIDYANLPDHEKHIFISNLKYQTLLDSIQGRSPNVALLPLVSIPELETWIETWSFSETIHSRSYTHIIRNIVNDPSVVFDDIVQNKYIIARAEDIACYYDDLIEYTQYYNLLGEGSHNVGGKLVTVSLRELKKKLYLCLMCVNVLEAIRFYVSFACSFAFAERELMEGNAKIIKLIARDEALHLTSTQHMLNLMRAGADDPEMAEIAVELENDCFELFKKAAEQEKEWAEYLFKDGSMIGLNKDILCQYVEYITNHRMMAVGLNAAFPAATQNPIPWINAWLSSDNVQVAPQEVEISSYLIGQIDAEVSADDLGDFEL
- a CDS encoding RnfABCDGE type electron transport complex subunit B → MPTASQIEALLPQTQCRQCGYDGCAHYAQAIAQGQAPINLCPPGGDIVLHELAELLHTPPLPLAQPEKAAVKALAYIDEAACIGCTACIKACPVDAILGASKLMHTVLADECTGCGLCLPPCPVDCIEMQPVPDTILPRAGAQAQPEQARRAAAAHAKQRFQHREQRQQRAAAERQAHLAQRAAAVQAAAQTSPPARATDTPAKPNHPAAPAFNPADLIARAMAGAQARQNQRTVPSNHDSFRQQQIAAAQQQAAHRRALKHIRYGNEAEQAAAKDFLKQQKNAADTPSEP
- a CDS encoding ABC transporter ATP-binding protein/permease yields the protein MKTLRRFLRLAALFWFAKSQWREWLLLAAVIGCSLAIVRVSVLITDWNKTFYDALAAFDSAAMPALAGEYLLYITLVTALVAFGNWLRKILLFRWRSHLTQQFQQQWLGRSRHYRLQLQHGGGPDNPDQRIAEDIFLLSEKSIDLFKYFIMNATKLGTFVVILWQLSGVQTFRLFGQTITVHGYLVWIVLVYSLACTLAMHLIGRKLQPLNVERQHREADYRATLLRVRDHAEQIALYRGEAAEQIRLNRRFEAVRRNWRELIGRELRLEGFSAAYLRLSMFIPIIATLPMYLAHTLTFGDMMKARSAFSNVQDGFGWFMDYYKRIIEWASVVERLAGFQVALNGLDDAPQKQYASEENRTAAELSVRGLTLHTAGGERTLLHKLSLTARAPEWLLLEGRSGIGKSTLLRTLAGLWPYYQGRFAIRGRSLFLPQRPYLPHDSLRAVLAYPYAAAPDNAAIARVLQQTGLPRLTALDPDAEHEWHNILSGGEQQRLSLARALLHHPGILFLDEATNQLDDASAAELMRTLRQALPDALCIGISHQARIQELFERRVDLAEFATRGENGL
- a CDS encoding CsbD family protein produces the protein MSNFDDIVGKVKKEVGDAIGSSKLQAEGLIQEGVGKAKEAIADVEKQAADVLEKGKKSAEELMSEAKGKAEGLINDIKSKF
- a CDS encoding TonB-dependent siderophore receptor; the protein is MQHPFKPTFIAALLAATAPAWADNAAENEGGSAELESIQITARNRSTRTENRNSYTTSAMRTTTGLSLSPKETPQSVSVITKRQMSDQGITNMADALKTTTGINVIRDTGTARFQSRGFYIDQIEEDGISSTVPGAVANPMYDAQSATDLAVYDHIEVVRGATGLTQANGEPGGTVNAVRKRPTSQTQIQGDLMFNRFGTARATIDASGSLNEAKTLRGRVVGVAGRDGSFKDSAAGNTFTLYGVMDAQAGENTKFTWGGLYQHTTSIPDDWGIPMGTGGSDSGLPRDTFLSYDWSRNRARKINLFAEVEHYFSDDWKLTGTLNYNNNHSLKRNGGIYSGNTSYAGWTPGGVLPSGWLGRYDRNEKQFTIKTNLNGKYHLWGREHDVFFGYTYNHKSGGGERRQFRHLQSYDPSSFRGNEVAEPDWYAGTPWMLWDYDNTERSHSLMAGTRFNATEKLHILAGTRYTNMTTKSVVDYHYTGGAVDNDPDTVTERKHHRFIPYFGITYDITPHHSIYASYTSIFKPNSYKDRHERYLPPVLGSNYEIGWKGEWYQGKLNASVALFNILQKNRSVQVYDNATSRWYNEPVGRVRSRGIDVEISGKLTDDWQLFAGYTLNNSKYLDAENRGAIPAGTNFSKHTPRHMFRLYTSYRLPGTANKWTIGGGIAAQSDTSSLANVKQGGYALFNANVQYEFNNHMKLSLIGSNLTDRRVYENQKTRQNGINNYLIEPRNIMLKFDWKL